A DNA window from Acinetobacter sp. 10FS3-1 contains the following coding sequences:
- a CDS encoding anthranilate synthase component II produces MLLMIDNYDSFTYNIVQYFGELQQEVKVVRNDAVTLENIERWQPKYLVIGPGPCSPSEAGISIPAIQHFGGKIPLLGVCLGHQSIGQAFGGEIVRAKRVMHGRLSDMYHSDTGIFSHLPSPFSATRYHSLVIDQATLPDCLEVSCWTNETDGSMEEIMGIKHKTLPIEGVQFHPESILSQHGHQIFKNFLEIYA; encoded by the coding sequence ATGCTTCTCATGATCGACAACTATGACTCTTTTACTTATAACATCGTCCAATATTTTGGCGAACTGCAACAGGAAGTAAAAGTAGTCCGTAATGATGCCGTGACTTTGGAGAATATTGAGCGATGGCAACCGAAGTATCTGGTCATTGGTCCTGGTCCCTGCTCTCCAAGTGAAGCGGGTATCTCTATTCCGGCCATTCAGCACTTTGGCGGGAAAATCCCTTTACTCGGCGTCTGCCTAGGTCATCAAAGTATTGGACAGGCCTTTGGCGGTGAGATTGTTCGCGCCAAACGCGTAATGCATGGACGTTTGTCTGATATGTATCACAGCGATACCGGGATTTTCAGTCACCTGCCTTCTCCCTTTTCGGCGACCCGTTATCACTCTTTGGTGATTGATCAAGCGACGTTACCGGACTGTCTGGAAGTGTCTTGCTGGACCAACGAAACAGATGGTTCGATGGAAGAAATTATGGGAATTAAACATAAGACATTGCCGATCGAAGGCGTGCAGTTTCACCCGGAATCCATCCTGAGCCAGCATGGTCATCAGATCTTTAAAAACTTTCTTGAAATTTATGCATAA
- a CDS encoding diguanylate cyclase, with amino-acid sequence MNNENMAMLAEQWEQICQNYSSDALLQALQFVQEHSVILVDEFYKNMLLEKESAQFLTDKLVQQRLHTTLIQWLSESFSVPVNKDYMQAVQRQAMVGHVHARIGIPAWLIMRGVREIQYMVFQLLGLNPSAHAFTTCSYIIEVMGFATEIMCRSYEAKTVANQEIKHSYRVFSAMQDVAVQKDKQRSALLDWENDLMFKVFSGTGPFRHPMLSKSEFGLWFIHKAAYAFAESDQVDLVIKRIYQVDEVNKAVGECTENTNMLGLIQHIRDINREIQHLVDQLFQVADYIEAGNDSLTQLLNRRYLNTIISREISYSRQNQTPLSLLAIDADFFKNINDKFGHAAGDVALKFIAEALQRYSQGSDYAFRLGGEEFLLLLVDADEKRTRHIAESIRQYVENSLINDGQGQCFKLTVSIGCVLFDGHPDYQKFLDAADAALYMAKNTGRNLVYMAKSPSCGQIKQQRRA; translated from the coding sequence ATGAATAATGAAAATATGGCAATGCTGGCCGAGCAGTGGGAACAGATATGTCAAAATTATTCATCTGATGCTTTATTACAAGCCTTACAGTTTGTTCAGGAGCATTCGGTTATTCTGGTGGATGAGTTTTATAAAAATATGCTGCTCGAAAAAGAATCTGCACAATTTTTAACAGATAAACTGGTCCAGCAGCGCTTGCATACGACCTTAATCCAATGGTTATCGGAAAGTTTTAGTGTTCCGGTAAATAAGGATTATATGCAAGCGGTACAAAGACAGGCGATGGTCGGCCATGTCCATGCGCGTATTGGTATTCCTGCCTGGCTCATTATGCGCGGTGTGCGTGAAATCCAGTATATGGTCTTTCAATTATTGGGTTTAAACCCATCTGCCCATGCTTTTACCACCTGTAGTTATATTATAGAAGTCATGGGATTTGCTACAGAAATTATGTGCCGCTCCTATGAGGCTAAAACAGTAGCGAATCAGGAAATCAAGCATAGCTATCGTGTATTTTCTGCGATGCAGGATGTTGCAGTACAAAAAGACAAGCAGCGCAGTGCCTTGCTGGACTGGGAAAATGATTTGATGTTCAAGGTGTTTTCAGGCACTGGCCCGTTCAGACATCCGATGTTGTCCAAGTCTGAATTTGGACTTTGGTTTATTCATAAGGCAGCCTATGCTTTTGCGGAGTCAGATCAGGTCGATCTGGTCATCAAGCGGATTTATCAGGTTGATGAAGTGAATAAAGCTGTAGGGGAATGTACAGAAAACACTAACATGCTGGGGTTGATTCAACACATCCGTGATATTAACCGTGAAATCCAGCATCTGGTAGACCAATTGTTTCAGGTGGCTGATTATATTGAAGCCGGGAATGATTCATTGACTCAGCTGCTCAATCGCCGTTATTTAAATACAATTATTTCTCGTGAAATCAGCTACTCGCGGCAAAACCAGACACCTTTGTCCCTATTGGCAATTGATGCCGACTTTTTTAAAAATATTAATGACAAGTTTGGTCACGCAGCGGGGGATGTTGCGCTGAAATTTATTGCTGAAGCGTTGCAGAGGTATAGTCAGGGCAGTGATTATGCTTTTCGTCTCGGTGGCGAAGAGTTTTTACTGCTGCTAGTAGATGCCGATGAGAAACGTACGCGCCATATTGCAGAGAGTATTCGTCAATATGTGGAAAATAGCCTGATCAATGACGGACAGGGACAGTGCTTTAAACTGACGGTCAGTATCGGCTGTGTCTTATTTGATGGTCATCCTGATTATCAGAAATTCCTGGATGCAGCTGATGCTGCATTGTATATGGCAAAAAATACTGGCCGAAATCTGGTGTATATGGCTAAGTCTCCATCTTGTGGACAGATTAAACAGCAAAGAAGGGCTTAA
- the trpC gene encoding indole-3-glycerol phosphate synthase TrpC: MVDIANTILGKIIDRKKEEFALRLKQHSYKDQEELAQAATPVRSFTQSLLSKRPGVIAEIKKASPSKGIIRENFNPAEIAQQYEEAGAACLSVLTDEDFFHGADANIQIARSHSSLPALRKDFLIDPYGVIEARALHADCILLIVASLSDQQLEEMSKTAFEHNLDVLVEVHDEEELGRALKLSDRCLLGVNNRNLKTFEVDLNTSIRLKKLLDPSRLLVTESGIATPADVSMMQEQDIHAFLVGESFMKQPRPDHAFYELFGEPETV, translated from the coding sequence ATGGTTGATATCGCCAATACAATTTTAGGTAAAATTATTGACCGCAAGAAAGAAGAATTTGCGCTACGTTTAAAGCAGCACAGCTACAAAGACCAGGAAGAGCTGGCACAGGCAGCGACGCCAGTGCGTAGTTTTACCCAATCGCTCCTGTCTAAACGTCCCGGGGTGATTGCTGAAATCAAGAAAGCCTCACCTTCAAAAGGGATTATCCGGGAAAATTTTAATCCTGCAGAGATTGCACAGCAGTATGAAGAAGCTGGTGCAGCCTGTTTATCGGTACTGACCGATGAAGATTTTTTCCACGGTGCAGATGCAAATATTCAGATCGCACGTTCACATTCTAGCCTGCCCGCCCTGCGTAAAGACTTCCTGATCGACCCGTATGGAGTCATCGAGGCACGTGCCCTGCATGCTGACTGTATTTTGCTGATCGTGGCATCTTTATCAGACCAGCAATTAGAGGAAATGTCCAAGACTGCATTTGAACATAATCTTGATGTGCTGGTCGAAGTACATGATGAGGAAGAGCTAGGACGTGCCTTAAAACTTTCTGACCGCTGTCTGCTTGGTGTGAATAACCGTAATTTAAAAACCTTTGAGGTGGACTTAAACACCTCAATTCGGCTGAAAAAATTACTTGATCCGTCACGCTTACTGGTCACTGAAAGTGGTATTGCTACACCTGCTGACGTCAGCATGATGCAGGAACAGGATATTCATGCCTTTCTGGTCGGTGAAAGCTTTATGAAACAGCCGCGTCCTGACCATGCTTTCTATGAGTTATTTGGTGAGCCAGAAACTGTTTAA
- the folE gene encoding GTP cyclohydrolase I FolE, with protein sequence MQQSYANILTAVGEDLNRPGLKDTPMRAAKAFSYLTSGYSQVLEEVTNSAVFPSDNREMVLVKNIEFYSLCEHHLLPFYGRVHIAYLPEGHVLGLSKFARITEMFARRLQIQENLTQQIAEAVAEVTKARGVAVMIDSAHMCMMMRGVGKQESTTRTVSFIGDFKTNKEERREFLSAVPESY encoded by the coding sequence ATGCAGCAATCCTACGCAAACATTCTTACTGCCGTTGGTGAAGATTTAAATCGCCCTGGCCTCAAAGATACGCCCATGCGTGCTGCGAAAGCCTTTTCGTATTTGACCTCAGGTTATAGCCAAGTTCTTGAAGAAGTCACCAACAGCGCGGTGTTTCCTTCGGATAACCGTGAAATGGTTTTGGTAAAAAATATCGAGTTCTATTCACTCTGTGAACATCATTTATTGCCATTCTATGGTCGTGTACATATTGCCTATCTGCCTGAAGGTCATGTGCTCGGCTTGTCCAAATTTGCCCGTATTACCGAAATGTTTGCGCGTCGCCTGCAAATTCAGGAAAACCTGACCCAGCAAATTGCCGAAGCTGTCGCAGAAGTGACCAAAGCGCGCGGTGTTGCGGTCATGATCGATTCTGCACATATGTGTATGATGATGCGTGGTGTAGGCAAACAGGAATCAACGACACGTACGGTTTCTTTTATCGGAGATTTTAAAACCAATAAAGAAGAACGTCGTGAATTTTTAAGTGCTGTGCCAGAAAGTTATTAA
- a CDS encoding cupin domain-containing protein: MSIWIAGQGLSQTEASVDYPRPERLVQGNPKRLTYSAYEHPHMDCGIWNCEVGAWNIQFAENKQEFFQVIEGVVRIHDTQNQSFIEVKAGEAGIIPPAFTGTFEVVEAVKKYYVVVEY; the protein is encoded by the coding sequence ATGTCAATTTGGATTGCAGGTCAGGGTTTAAGTCAAACTGAGGCCAGTGTCGACTATCCAAGGCCGGAGCGTCTGGTTCAGGGAAATCCAAAACGTCTGACCTATAGCGCTTATGAGCATCCACATATGGACTGCGGAATCTGGAATTGTGAAGTAGGGGCATGGAATATTCAATTCGCTGAAAATAAACAGGAATTTTTTCAGGTGATTGAAGGTGTAGTCCGTATACATGATACCCAGAACCAGTCATTTATTGAGGTAAAAGCGGGCGAAGCCGGTATCATTCCCCCTGCATTTACCGGCACGTTTGAAGTCGTCGAAGCGGTTAAAAAGTATTATGTGGTGGTTGAATACTAA
- a CDS encoding DUF4385 domain-containing protein, which translates to MNKKPLDPPKRTSRVYSSSFDYSLDFKKIDFRKRPDLYRIGRGEQGVLLVEPYKSEILPYWRFADAEKAQLSSAKIYALFLEYLQQNDFVGADMARKFLQMGYTRARRYANHKSGKKYAGPVPEDKKGLSGSHGRDELPRSPEDPVKAAAAKIFKQKWDEAKAHPDYIQLKQKFLAFIQQQPSD; encoded by the coding sequence ATGAACAAGAAACCGTTAGATCCACCTAAACGTACTTCACGTGTATATTCATCTAGCTTTGATTATTCTCTTGATTTTAAAAAGATCGATTTTCGCAAGCGTCCGGATTTATACCGGATTGGTCGTGGAGAACAAGGTGTGTTGTTGGTCGAGCCTTATAAATCGGAAATTTTGCCGTACTGGCGCTTTGCCGATGCAGAAAAAGCTCAGCTTAGCAGCGCAAAAATTTATGCTCTATTCTTAGAATATTTACAGCAGAATGATTTTGTAGGCGCAGATATGGCACGCAAGTTTTTGCAGATGGGTTATACCCGTGCCCGGCGTTATGCCAATCATAAAAGCGGTAAAAAGTATGCAGGCCCTGTACCTGAAGATAAAAAAGGGTTAAGCGGTTCACATGGCCGGGATGAACTCCCACGAAGTCCAGAAGACCCTGTCAAAGCAGCGGCAGCAAAAATATTTAAGCAAAAGTGGGATGAAGCCAAAGCTCATCCCGATTATATTCAGCTAAAACAAAAGTTTCTGGCTTTTATCCAGCAGCAGCCCTCAGATTAA
- a CDS encoding Smr/MutS family protein — protein MSKHDSSLSKDQFNLLKQFKKQISNPHPQVAPVTPVEKTPEQAQEEDLELFRKQMQGVQKITQGNIAKIEKMPKKKVDAQTLAKRAAAEGPMETDEAALSDTQAMLNPVGSQANLSYRIATLQHKVFEDLKAGNLRWFEAVDLHGCTVEEARQAVLQIIQMAKDENQNVIKIVHGKGPEAILKTYVNGWLRQHRDVLAFVSAPERQGGTGAVLVLLKRAEKNPKFKH, from the coding sequence ATGAGCAAACACGATTCTTCACTTTCCAAAGACCAGTTCAATTTGCTGAAACAGTTTAAAAAACAAATCAGCAATCCACACCCACAGGTGGCTCCTGTTACGCCTGTTGAAAAGACACCTGAACAAGCGCAGGAGGAGGATCTTGAGCTGTTTCGCAAGCAGATGCAGGGAGTGCAAAAAATAACTCAGGGCAATATTGCCAAAATAGAGAAAATGCCAAAAAAGAAAGTGGATGCCCAGACGCTGGCCAAGCGTGCAGCTGCCGAAGGCCCAATGGAAACGGATGAGGCCGCGTTATCCGATACTCAGGCGATGCTCAATCCTGTTGGAAGTCAGGCAAACTTAAGTTACCGTATTGCAACTTTACAGCACAAAGTCTTTGAAGATTTAAAAGCCGGCAATTTACGCTGGTTTGAAGCTGTTGACCTACATGGCTGTACTGTCGAGGAAGCCCGTCAGGCTGTACTCCAAATTATTCAGATGGCCAAAGACGAAAACCAGAATGTGATCAAAATTGTTCATGGCAAAGGTCCTGAAGCAATTTTAAAAACCTATGTCAACGGCTGGTTACGTCAACATCGTGATGTTCTGGCCTTTGTCAGTGCACCGGAAAGACAGGGAGGCACTGGTGCCGTGCTGGTTCTGCTAAAACGCGCAGAAAAAAATCCAAAGTTTAAACATTAA
- the trpD gene encoding anthranilate phosphoribosyltransferase: MNIQQALSNITKNIHLTQEQMEDVMRSIMSGETTDAQIGALLMGLRLKGESIDEITAAARVMRELATKIEVSDIPHLVDIVGTGGDGQNLFNVSTASAFVIAAAGATIAKHGNRGVSSKSGSSDLLEQAGIHLDLNMQQTERCIRDIGIGFLFAPNHHKAMKYAIGPRKELGIRSIFNLLGPLTNPAGVKRLVIGVFSNELCRPIAEVMKQLGAEHVMVVHSRDGLDEISLASATHVAELKNGEVSEWEITPELVDIESQTLTGLIVEDSATSLALIKDALGKKKSEIGYKAANMIALNAGAGIYVSGLTTSYKQGVALAHDIIYGGQALEKMSVLSEFTKTIKQYEV; the protein is encoded by the coding sequence ATGAACATTCAACAAGCATTAAGTAATATTACAAAAAATATTCATCTGACTCAGGAACAAATGGAAGATGTGATGCGTAGCATCATGTCGGGCGAAACTACCGATGCACAGATTGGTGCCCTACTCATGGGTTTACGCCTGAAAGGTGAAAGCATTGATGAAATCACCGCCGCAGCACGGGTCATGCGTGAACTTGCAACTAAAATTGAAGTCAGCGACATACCGCATCTGGTCGATATTGTCGGTACGGGTGGCGATGGGCAGAACCTGTTTAACGTCTCTACCGCCTCGGCCTTTGTGATTGCGGCGGCAGGCGCAACTATTGCCAAACATGGGAACCGCGGAGTTTCCAGTAAATCTGGTTCTTCTGATTTACTGGAACAGGCCGGTATCCATCTTGACCTGAACATGCAGCAGACTGAGCGCTGCATCCGTGACATTGGTATCGGCTTCCTGTTTGCACCCAATCATCATAAGGCCATGAAATATGCGATTGGTCCACGTAAAGAGCTGGGTATTCGCAGTATTTTTAACTTACTTGGCCCGCTTACGAATCCGGCCGGAGTAAAGCGTCTGGTGATTGGTGTATTTTCTAATGAATTATGCCGCCCAATTGCAGAGGTCATGAAACAGCTCGGGGCAGAACATGTGATGGTGGTGCATTCACGTGATGGTTTAGATGAAATCAGTCTGGCTTCTGCAACCCATGTGGCCGAGCTTAAAAATGGTGAAGTGAGTGAATGGGAAATTACGCCTGAACTGGTGGATATTGAATCCCAGACATTAACTGGCTTAATTGTGGAAGATTCTGCAACAAGTCTGGCGTTGATTAAAGATGCACTCGGCAAGAAAAAATCCGAGATTGGTTATAAGGCAGCCAATATGATTGCTCTGAATGCAGGTGCCGGAATCTATGTATCTGGTTTAACCACCAGCTATAAGCAAGGTGTGGCGCTGGCGCATGATATTATTTATGGCGGTCAGGCACTTGAGAAAATGAGTGTACTTTCTGAATTTACAAAAACCATTAAGCAATATGAAGTTTAA